A single Triticum dicoccoides isolate Atlit2015 ecotype Zavitan chromosome 2A, WEW_v2.0, whole genome shotgun sequence DNA region contains:
- the LOC119355179 gene encoding cytosolic invertase 1-like, with translation MEAAGAGAATPSHASMVDTDDFDLSRLLNHRPRINVERQRSFDDRSLGDLYLSAMDGRGAGGYMDSYESMYSPGGGLRSLTGTPASSTRLSFEPHPLVGDAWDALRRSLVCFRGQPLGTIAAVDSSSGEVLNYDQVFVRDFVPSALAFLMNGEPEIVKNFLLKTLLLQGWEKRIDRFKLGEGAMPASFKVLKDPKRGVDTLAADFGESAIGRVAPADSGFWWIILLRAYTKSTGDHTLAETPECQKGIRLIMNQCLAEGFDTFPTLLCADGCCMIDRRMGVYGYPIEIQALFFMSLRCALLLLKPEAEGNKDIMERIVTRLHALSYHMRTYFWLDFHQLNDIYRFKTEEYSHTAVNKFNVIPESIPDWLFDFMPSRGGYFVGNVSPARMDFRWFALGNCVAILASLATPEQAGAIMDLIEERWEDLIGEMPLKICYPAIEGHEWQNVTGCDPKNTRWSYHNGGSWPVLIWLLTGACIKTGRLKIARRAIDLAEARLARDSWPEYYDGKLGRYVGKQARKHQTWSIAGYLVAKMMLEDPSHLGMISLEEDKAMNPVLKRSASWTV, from the exons ATGGAGGCGGCGGGGGCCGGAGCGGCGACGCCGTCGCACGCGTCCATGGTGGACACGGACGACTTCGACCTGTCGCGGCTGCTGAACCACCGCCCGCGGATCAACGTGGAGCGGCAGCGGTCCTTCGACGATCGCTCGCTCGGCGACCTCTACCTCTCCGCCATGGACGGCCGCGGCGCCGGCGGGTATATGGACAGCTACGAGAGCATGTACTCCCCGGGCGGCGGGCTCCGTTCGCTCACCGGCACCCCCGCCTCCTCCACGCGGCTCTCCTTCGAGCCCCACCCGCTGGTCGGCGATGCCTGGGACGCCCTCAGGCGCTCGCTTGTCTGCTTCCGGGGCCAGCCCCTCGGCACCATCGCCGCCGTCGACAGCTCCTCCGGCGAAGTCCTCAACTACGACCAG GTGTTCGTGAGGGATTTCGTGCCGAGCGCGCTGGCGTTCCTGATGAACGGGGAGCCTGAGATCGTGAAGAACTTCCTGCTCAAGACGCTGCTGCTGCAGGGGTGGGAGAAGAGGATCGACCGGTTCAAGCTGGGCGAGGGCGCCATGCCGGCGAGCTTCAAGGTGCTCAAGGACCCGAAGCGCGGGGTGGACACCCTGGCAGCGGACTTCGGCGAGAGCGCCATCGGCCGCGTGGCGCCGGCCGACTCCGGGTTCTGGTGGATCATCCTGCTCCGCGCCTACACCAAGTCCACCGGCGACCACACGCTGGCCGAGACGCCCGAGTGCCAGAAGGGCATCCGCCTCATCATGAACCAGTGCCTCGCCGAGggcttcgacaccttccccaccctCCTCTGCGCCGACGGCTGCTGCATGATCGATCGCCGGATG GGCGTGTACGGGTACCCGATCGAGATCCAAGCCCTGTTCTTCATGTCGCTGCGGTGCGCGCTGCTGCTGCTGAAGCCGGAGGCGGAGGGGAACAAGGACATCATGGAGCGGATCGTGACGCGGCTGCACGCGCTGAGCTACCACATGCGGACCTACTTCTGGCTCGACTTCCACCAGCTCAACGACATCTACCGCTTCAAGACGGAGGAGTACTCCCACACGGCCGTCAACAAGTTCAACGTCATCCCGGAGTCCATCCCGGACTGGCTCTTCGACTTCATGCCCTCTCGCGGCGGCTACTTCGTCGGCAACGTCAGCCCCGCCAGGATGGACTTCCGCTGGTTCGCGCTGGGGAACtgcgtcgccatcctcgcctcgcTCGCCACGCCCGAGCAGGCCGGCGCCATCATGGACCTCATTGAGGAGCGGTGGGAGGACCTCATCGGCGAGATGCCGCTCAAGATCTGCTACCCCGCCATCGAGGGCCACGAGTGGCAGAACGTCACCGGCTGTGACCCCAAGAACACCAGGTGGAGCTACCACAACGGAGGCTCCTGGCCTG TGCTGATCTGGCTCCTGACGGGGGCCTGCATCAAGACCGGGCGGCTCAAGATCGCGAGGCGAGCGATCGATctggcggaggcgaggctggcGAGGGACAGCTGGCCGGAGTACTACGACGGCAAGCTCGGCCGGTACGTCGGGAAGCAGGCGAGGAAGCACCAGACGTGGTCCATCGCGGGGTACCTGGTGGCCAAGATGATGCTGGAGGACCCGTCCCACCTGGGCATGATCTCCCTCGAGGAGGACAAGGCCATGAACCCTGTGCTCAAGAGGTCTGCCTCATGGACTGTGTGA